A stretch of Streptomyces vietnamensis DNA encodes these proteins:
- a CDS encoding S-(hydroxymethyl)mycothiol dehydrogenase, whose protein sequence is MTHQVRAVVARGKGAPVSLETIIVPDPGPGEALVKIEACGVCHTDLHYREGGINDDFPFLLGHEAAGVVESVGEGVTDVAPGDFVVLNWRAVCGQCRACLRGRPWYCFATHNAKQKMTLASTGQELSPALGIGAFAEKTLVAAGQCTKVDRAASAAAVGLLGCGVMAGIGAAINTGNVGRGDSVAVIGCGGVGAAAVAGAKLAGAAKVIAVDIDDRKLATAGRLGATHTVNSRTSDAVEAIRELTGGFGADVVIEAVGRPETYQQAFYARDLAGTVVLVGVPTPEMKLELPLIDVFGRGGSLKSSWYGDCLPSRDFPMLVDLYLQGRLDLDAFVTETIALDEVEKAFERMHHGDVLRSVVVL, encoded by the coding sequence ATGACGCACCAGGTTCGTGCTGTCGTCGCGCGGGGCAAGGGCGCCCCCGTCAGCCTGGAGACGATCATCGTGCCGGATCCCGGCCCGGGCGAGGCGCTGGTGAAGATCGAGGCCTGCGGGGTCTGCCACACCGACCTGCACTATCGCGAGGGCGGCATCAACGACGACTTCCCCTTCCTGCTGGGTCACGAAGCCGCGGGCGTCGTGGAGTCGGTGGGGGAGGGCGTCACCGATGTCGCGCCCGGCGACTTCGTCGTCCTCAACTGGCGGGCGGTGTGCGGCCAGTGCCGCGCCTGTCTGCGGGGACGGCCCTGGTACTGCTTCGCCACCCACAACGCCAAGCAGAAGATGACCCTCGCCTCGACCGGGCAGGAGCTGTCACCGGCGCTGGGCATCGGCGCGTTCGCGGAGAAGACGCTGGTGGCGGCCGGGCAGTGCACGAAGGTCGACCGGGCCGCGTCGGCCGCCGCCGTGGGCCTGCTCGGGTGCGGGGTGATGGCCGGCATCGGCGCCGCGATCAACACCGGGAACGTCGGCCGCGGCGACTCGGTCGCCGTCATCGGCTGCGGTGGGGTCGGGGCCGCGGCGGTCGCCGGGGCGAAGCTGGCGGGCGCCGCGAAGGTCATCGCGGTCGACATCGACGACCGCAAGCTGGCGACCGCCGGCCGGCTGGGCGCCACCCACACCGTCAACTCCCGCACCTCCGACGCCGTCGAGGCGATCCGCGAGCTCACCGGAGGCTTCGGCGCCGACGTCGTCATCGAGGCCGTCGGCCGCCCCGAGACGTACCAGCAGGCCTTCTACGCCCGCGACCTCGCCGGCACGGTCGTCCTGGTCGGTGTGCCCACGCCGGAGATGAAGCTGGAGCTGCCGCTGATCGACGTCTTCGGCCGCGGCGGCTCGCTGAAGTCCTCCTGGTACGGCGACTGCCTGCCGTCCCGCGACTTCCCGATGCTCGTCGACCTCTACCTCCAGGGCCGCCTCGACCTGGACGCCTTCGTCACCGAGACCATCGCGCTGGACGAGGTCGAGAAGGCCTTCGAGCGGATGCACCACGGCGACGTGCTGCGCTCGGTGGTGGTCCTCTGA
- a CDS encoding MBL fold metallo-hydrolase, whose translation MAARIERLVTSGTFSLDGGTWDVDNNVWIVGDDTEAIVIDAAHDAEAIVRALGGRTLRAIVCTHAHNDHIDAAPELADRTGAPILLHADDLPLWKQTHPERSPDGELADGQALSVAGTELTVLHTPGHAPGAVCLYAPGLDTLFSGDTLFAGGPGATGRSFSHFPTIIDSIRDRLLSLPAATVVRTGHGDPTTIGAEAPHLDEWIARGH comes from the coding sequence ATGGCGGCCCGCATCGAACGCCTCGTCACCTCCGGCACCTTCAGCCTCGACGGCGGCACCTGGGACGTCGACAACAACGTGTGGATCGTCGGCGACGACACCGAGGCGATCGTCATCGACGCGGCGCACGACGCCGAGGCGATCGTCCGGGCCCTCGGCGGACGCACCCTGCGCGCCATCGTCTGCACCCACGCCCACAACGACCACATCGACGCCGCCCCCGAACTCGCCGACCGGACCGGCGCGCCGATCCTGCTCCACGCGGACGATCTGCCGCTGTGGAAGCAGACCCACCCCGAGCGGTCGCCGGACGGCGAACTGGCTGACGGCCAGGCGCTGTCGGTGGCGGGCACCGAGCTCACCGTGCTGCACACACCGGGACACGCACCGGGAGCGGTCTGTCTGTACGCGCCGGGGCTTGACACGCTCTTCTCCGGGGACACGCTGTTCGCCGGGGGACCGGGCGCGACCGGCCGGTCGTTCTCCCACTTCCCGACGATCATCGACTCCATCCGGGACCGGCTGCTGAGCCTGCCGGCGGCGACGGTGGTGCGTACGGGACACGGCGACCCGACGACGATCGGCGCCGAGGCGCCCCACCTGGACGAGTGGATCGCGCGCGGCCACTAG
- a CDS encoding haloacid dehalogenase-like hydrolase: protein MRVPARPLLAVTAAVLSVVLTGATATAARTTAVPPVTAAADTSGRPTVELANWPQAQGKQLGKLIGRFEDQGRYAVFDADNTIWRYDLEESLLPFLEMKGVLTPDTVDPSLRLVPFRAGESLYGYYNRLCEIDDKVCYPWIAQVFSGLTLGELKRYVDELYAYGKPIPVSYDDAGRTVHSTVNPPHIYAGQRELIRSLREHGIRVYVMTAAHEELVRMVVSDPKYGLGVPPENVIGVTTLLKDPETGRLTTARKQIEQGTFGAEYGTERYRRQVVTPYLWTPGTWYVGKLAGIHDYIAEYERPVLVAGDSPSDWWMLFYSDARAGGARLWVNRKQAYTDRLEAEKEKRSAEQKAAGETVDAGREWVTVKPAEIGG, encoded by the coding sequence ATGCGCGTACCTGCCCGTCCCCTCCTCGCCGTGACCGCGGCCGTCCTGTCGGTGGTCCTCACCGGCGCCACGGCCACGGCTGCCCGCACCACCGCGGTCCCACCCGTCACGGCCGCGGCCGACACCTCCGGCCGGCCCACCGTCGAGCTGGCCAACTGGCCCCAGGCCCAGGGAAAACAGCTCGGAAAGCTCATCGGCAGGTTCGAAGACCAGGGCCGCTACGCCGTCTTCGACGCCGACAACACCATCTGGCGGTACGACCTCGAGGAGTCGCTGCTGCCCTTCCTCGAAATGAAGGGCGTGCTCACACCGGACACCGTCGACCCCTCGCTGCGCCTCGTACCGTTCCGGGCGGGCGAGAGCCTCTACGGCTACTACAACCGGCTCTGCGAGATCGACGACAAGGTCTGCTACCCGTGGATCGCCCAGGTGTTCTCGGGCCTGACGCTCGGCGAGCTGAAGCGGTACGTCGACGAGCTGTACGCCTACGGCAAGCCGATCCCGGTCAGCTACGACGACGCCGGCAGGACGGTGCACAGCACCGTGAACCCGCCGCACATCTACGCGGGTCAGCGCGAGCTGATCCGCAGCCTTCGGGAACACGGCATCCGCGTCTACGTGATGACCGCCGCCCACGAGGAACTCGTGCGCATGGTCGTGTCGGACCCGAAGTACGGCCTCGGCGTCCCGCCGGAAAACGTCATCGGCGTCACGACGCTGCTCAAGGATCCCGAGACCGGCCGCCTCACCACCGCGCGCAAGCAGATCGAGCAGGGCACGTTCGGCGCGGAGTACGGCACCGAGCGCTACCGGCGGCAGGTCGTCACGCCCTATCTGTGGACCCCGGGAACCTGGTACGTCGGAAAGCTCGCCGGCATCCACGACTACATCGCGGAGTACGAACGGCCGGTCCTCGTCGCCGGCGACTCCCCCAGCGACTGGTGGATGCTCTTCTACTCCGACGCCAGGGCGGGCGGCGCCCGCCTGTGGGTCAACCGCAAGCAGGCGTACACCGACCGGCTGGAGGCGGAGAAGGAGAAGCGGTCCGCCGAGCAGAAGGCGGCGGGCGAGACCGTCGACGCGGGCCGGGAGTGGGTGACGGTCAAGCCGGCGGAGATCGGCGGCTGA